The following DNA comes from Nitrogeniibacter aestuarii.
CTGGCCTGGCGGGTGACTTATCCGCGCAGTGGTGCCATCGATGTGTTGAGGCGCGCCATTCTCGAGTGCCACTTGCCCGGCACGCGACCGGTGAGCGGCGCGATGCAGGGGGTTGCTGCATAGTCAATCGATATTAATTCAATCGATACGTTTGATTGGCTCTATCGATGTTGCGGAATTAAGCTGACGCCATCACCTCTGCACATCAAGGAGTCAGCCATGGACATCGATATCGGCATCACCCGGGAAGACCGCAAGACCATCACCAACGGCCTGTCGCGCCTGCTGGCCGACAGCTACACGCTCTACCTGATGACCCACAACTTCCACTGGAATGTGAAGGGGCCCATGTTCAACACGCTGCATCTCATGTTCGAGACGCAGTACAACGAACTGGCGCTGGCGGTGGATGGCATTGCCGAGCGCATCCGTGCGCTGGGCGAGCCCGCGCCCGGCACCTATGCCGCCTTTGCAGCGCTGACCCGCATCGAGGAGCCCGTCGGTGTGCCGGACGCCGCGAGCATGATCCGTGCGTTGGTCAAGGGACAGGAAGCGGTGGTCAAGACCGCCCGCGAACTGATGCCGGTGGTGGATGCCGCGGGCGACGAACCCACGGCCGATCTGCTGACCCAGCGCATGCAGGTGCACGAAAAGACGGCATGGATGCTGCGAAGTCTGCTCGAGGATTGAGGCTTGCGCTCAGCGACAGCGGCCGGGTGAATCCGGCCGTTTTTTCATTCAGAAGCCGCTACCCGGCTGGGCGAGATAATCAAGTTCCTCGGGGGTGCTGCTGCGGTTGAGGATGGCGTTGCGGTGAGGAAAGCGACCGAAACGTTCAATGACGGCGTAGTGCCGTTCCGCGTAGTCCAGCGTGCTTTCAAACCCGGCGTGCTCGTCTGCCAGCGCGCGGAACAACCGAAGCGCCATGCGCTGATCACCGATGTCTTCCGAGTGCTCGAAAGGCAGGTAGGCAAAAATGCGTTCGACGGGGATCAGGGTCTGATCGTCGCCGCGCGAGACGAGGTCTTGCGCAATGGACAGGGCCGTGGCGTCGCCTACAAAGGCACGTGGCGTGTTGCGATGCATGTTGCGGGGGAACTGATCGAGCAGGAGCAGTTGCGCCAACGCTGCGTGCGGCGTTGTGCCCCAGTCCGGCAGCCTGCCGTCGAGCGCACTGTCCGTGAGGGTGCCGAAATGCTCGCGGATATGGGCGTCCGTCTCGTCGCGTTTGACGAACCACAACTTGCGCTGCCGGCCGTAGGTGTCGCTCCCCGGCGCGCCGAACCAGAAATCAAGTACGGCTTGCGCGTCGGGGGGCAGGCTCATTCGGATTTGGCCTTGGCTTTGCCCTTGGCGGCCGGCTTCTTGGGCGCCCGGGGCTCAAACTCGAAGCCGACCTTGCCGTCCTTCTGACGCACCAGGAAGGCGGAGAACTTGCGCTTGGTCTTGTTGGAGACGAACCCGCGCAGCAACTCGGTCTTGCCCTCGGCCAGCAATTTCTGCATCTGCTCGCGTTCCACCGGTTGCTGAAGAATGATCTTGCCGGAGCGGAAGTCGCAGGACTTGTCCGGCCCGACCGACTTCTCGCAGACGTAGGCCATGCCGTGCTCGTAGACCTTGCTCTGGCACTTGGGGCATTCGCCCAGCGGCTCCTGATCCGAGAAATCGACGGGTTCGGCGTTTTCGTCGTCCTTGGGTTGGCCGAAGTCGAACGTCGGCTGCTGCTCGTCGTTGAGGACGATGTCCGCGTTGAACAGGCGGCCCATCTTGTTGCGGAAGCCCATGAGCGGACCGACGTGACCTTCCTTGAGCAGGGTTTCGATCTCGTCGATCTCGAACTGACGGCTGGCCACGATCTTCCACGTGCTCCAGTCACAGGCCTGGCAGGCGAACTTCTTGTAGTTCTCCTTCACCACCCCGCCGCACTTGGGGCAGGGGGTCTTCAGGGTGACGAAGTCGCCCGGCACGGTGTCGGATTCGTACTGCTTGGCGCGATCGACCATCTCCTGCGCCATGCGCGCGATCTCATCCATGAACGCGTCACGGGACAGGGCGCCTTTTTCGATCTGCGAGAGCTTGTATTCCCACTCGCCGGTCAGCTCGGGCGAAGTCAGTTCGGACACGCCCAGGCCGGTGAGCAGGGTGATCAGTGAAAAGGCCTTGGCGGTGGGCACCAGCTCCTTGCCCTCGCGCAGCATGTACTGTTCGCCGATCAGGTTCTCGATGATCTGGGCGCGGGTGGCCGGGGTGCCGAGGCCGCGCTCGGCCATGGCGGCACGCAACTCCTCGTCGTCCACCATCTTGCCGGCGCCTTCCATGGCGGAGAGCAGGGTCGCTTCGTTGTAGCGGGCAGGCGGGCGGGTCTGCAGGGCGCGAACTTCCAGTTCGTCCGTCTTGACCTTTTCGCCGGCGGCCACAGCCACCAGCTCGTCGTCACCACTCTTCTCGCGGCCCACGACCACCAGCCAGCCCGGCTTGACCAGCACCTTGCCCTCGGTCTTGAAGGCTTCACCCTCGACCCGGGTGATGCGGGTGGTGACGTTGTACTCGGCGGCCGGATAGAACACCGACAGGAAGCGACGGGTGACCAGGTCG
Coding sequences within:
- a CDS encoding DNA topoisomerase III, with translation MSKKLIIAEKPSVAQDIARAIGGFTRQKDYFESDDYVLSSAVGHLLELAVPPDEEVKRGKWSFANLPVIPTHFALQPIKKSEDRLKLLTRLIKRKDVDSLVNACDAGREGELIFNFIVEHSKTKKPVQRLWLQSMTPTAIRDGFQQLRDAEAVAGLAAAAVSRAESDWLIGINGTRAMTAFNSKTGGFHLTTVGRVQTPTLAIVIERENRIRQFKSRDYWELHASFACAEGEYPGRWFDENFKKNDDEHARAERLWTADKAEAIRAKCEGKPGTVEEATKPSTQQSPMLFDLTSLQREANGRFGFSARATLQVAQALYERHKVLTYPRTDARALPEDYVDTVKEVMGNLPAEYSKFANEIKREGWVKGGNKRIFNNAKISDHFAIIPTGTEPKKLSEPEQKIYDLVTRRFLSVFYPAAEYNVTTRITRVEGEAFKTEGKVLVKPGWLVVVGREKSGDDELVAVAAGEKVKTDELEVRALQTRPPARYNEATLLSAMEGAGKMVDDEELRAAMAERGLGTPATRAQIIENLIGEQYMLREGKELVPTAKAFSLITLLTGLGVSELTSPELTGEWEYKLSQIEKGALSRDAFMDEIARMAQEMVDRAKQYESDTVPGDFVTLKTPCPKCGGVVKENYKKFACQACDWSTWKIVASRQFEIDEIETLLKEGHVGPLMGFRNKMGRLFNADIVLNDEQQPTFDFGQPKDDENAEPVDFSDQEPLGECPKCQSKVYEHGMAYVCEKSVGPDKSCDFRSGKIILQQPVEREQMQKLLAEGKTELLRGFVSNKTKRKFSAFLVRQKDGKVGFEFEPRAPKKPAAKGKAKAKSE
- a CDS encoding DUF924 family protein translates to MSLPPDAQAVLDFWFGAPGSDTYGRQRKLWFVKRDETDAHIREHFGTLTDSALDGRLPDWGTTPHAALAQLLLLDQFPRNMHRNTPRAFVGDATALSIAQDLVSRGDDQTLIPVERIFAYLPFEHSEDIGDQRMALRLFRALADEHAGFESTLDYAERHYAVIERFGRFPHRNAILNRSSTPEELDYLAQPGSGF
- a CDS encoding Dps family protein, with amino-acid sequence MDIDIGITREDRKTITNGLSRLLADSYTLYLMTHNFHWNVKGPMFNTLHLMFETQYNELALAVDGIAERIRALGEPAPGTYAAFAALTRIEEPVGVPDAASMIRALVKGQEAVVKTARELMPVVDAAGDEPTADLLTQRMQVHEKTAWMLRSLLED